From the genome of Spirosomataceae bacterium TFI 002, one region includes:
- a CDS encoding sulfide-quinone oxidoreductase produces the protein MAKIVILGAGIAGHVAAAHLRRKLSKSHEVLVVSPNRNYQWVPSNIWVGVGRMKSEALIFPLEPLYKKKGIAYKQAKVVSFHPEGDSSESKGFVNVEYVFGEKKGIQEQVNYDFLINATGPKLAFDMTEGMQPGTNKAFSVCTYDHAEHAWKGLKELIDKIKKSGEEAKVLIGTGHPKATCQGAAFEYILNVEKELVNHGVRDKVELTWISNENELGDFGMDGMLLSYGGQTMQSSEMVEMVFADRGIKWILGAGVSKIEDGLVYYENLEGEFKTQEYDFAMLIPAFSGHGFKAYDKEGVDITSKLFKGFMIVDADYTPKPYEEWSVQDWPETYQNPSYPNVFAPGIAFAPPHSISKPRKSKNGTDIFPSPPRTGMPSGITAKLVADNIIDTIKNGKMSLEHRGSMGNMGAACIASAGYGMRDGSGISITTYPIVPDYKKYSGTQGRDIKKTFGEIGLAGHWLKLTLHYAFIYKAKMLPFWWLIPE, from the coding sequence ATGGCAAAAATAGTCATACTAGGAGCAGGAATAGCTGGGCATGTTGCTGCAGCACACCTGCGAAGAAAGCTTTCCAAGTCGCATGAAGTATTGGTGGTGTCACCAAATCGAAATTATCAATGGGTGCCTTCTAATATTTGGGTAGGTGTGGGTAGGATGAAATCTGAAGCTTTGATTTTTCCATTGGAGCCACTTTACAAAAAGAAAGGAATTGCTTACAAGCAAGCCAAGGTGGTATCTTTTCACCCAGAAGGAGACAGTAGTGAAAGTAAAGGCTTTGTGAATGTAGAATATGTTTTTGGAGAGAAAAAAGGGATACAAGAGCAAGTAAACTACGATTTTTTGATAAATGCTACAGGGCCAAAACTTGCCTTTGATATGACTGAGGGGATGCAGCCTGGTACTAATAAAGCTTTTTCCGTATGTACTTATGATCATGCCGAGCATGCATGGAAAGGGCTCAAAGAATTAATTGATAAAATAAAGAAGTCTGGCGAAGAGGCCAAAGTATTAATTGGTACTGGTCACCCAAAAGCAACTTGCCAAGGAGCGGCTTTTGAATATATCTTAAATGTAGAAAAGGAATTGGTAAACCATGGTGTTCGTGATAAAGTTGAACTGACTTGGATTTCGAATGAAAACGAACTTGGTGACTTTGGAATGGATGGAATGCTTTTGTCTTATGGTGGCCAAACCATGCAGTCTAGCGAGATGGTAGAAATGGTTTTTGCCGACCGAGGGATTAAGTGGATTCTAGGTGCGGGAGTTTCCAAAATAGAAGATGGACTTGTTTATTATGAAAACTTAGAAGGGGAATTCAAAACTCAAGAGTACGATTTTGCAATGCTTATTCCTGCTTTTTCGGGACATGGTTTTAAGGCATACGACAAGGAAGGTGTGGATATTACGTCAAAACTATTCAAAGGTTTTATGATAGTAGATGCCGATTATACACCGAAACCTTACGAAGAATGGAGCGTTCAAGACTGGCCAGAAACTTATCAAAATCCGAGTTATCCAAATGTTTTTGCTCCCGGTATTGCTTTTGCTCCTCCGCATTCAATTTCTAAACCTCGAAAAAGTAAAAATGGAACAGATATTTTCCCTTCACCACCTCGTACGGGAATGCCATCTGGTATCACTGCAAAGCTAGTCGCCGATAACATTATTGATACCATCAAAAATGGGAAAATGAGTTTGGAACATAGGGGTTCTATGGGAAATATGGGAGCTGCTTGCATTGCTTCTGCAGGTTATGGAATGAGAGATGGAAGTGGCATCAGTATCACTACTTATCCTATTGTACCAGATTATAAAAAGTACAGCGGTACTCAAGGTCGAGACATTAAAAAGACCTTTGGAGAAATTGGCTTAGCGGGTCACTGGCTCAAACTTACACTTCATTATGCATTTATTTACAAAGCCAAAATGCTACCATTTTGGTGGTTGATTCCAGAATAA
- a CDS encoding recombination protein RecA: MAENNEKLKILQSTIDKLDKAFGKGTVMRLSDTKVLDVPTISTGSLGLDLALGVNGFPRGRVVEIYGPESSGKTTLAMHAIAEAQKAGGIAAFIDAEHAFDRLYAEKLGIDTKNLLISQPDYGEQALEIAEHLISSGAIDICVIDSVAALVPKAELEGDMGDSKMGLQARLMSQALRKLTGTINKTGCCCIFINQLRDKIGVMFGSPETTTGGNALKFYASVRIDIRRIGQIKNNDAEVIGNRTRVKVVKNKVAPPFKVVEFDIMYGEGISKAGEVLDLAVDLDIVKKSGSWFSYGEDRLGQGRDSVKNLIRDTPELMDDLEVKIKATVAGEPDALMDKELEAKES, from the coding sequence ATGGCTGAAAATAACGAAAAACTTAAAATCTTACAGAGTACCATTGACAAGCTTGACAAAGCTTTCGGAAAAGGAACTGTCATGAGACTAAGCGATACGAAAGTATTGGATGTACCTACAATTTCTACTGGTTCTCTCGGTTTGGACCTTGCACTTGGGGTAAATGGTTTTCCTCGTGGTAGAGTTGTTGAGATTTACGGTCCTGAGTCATCAGGAAAAACAACCCTTGCAATGCATGCAATTGCAGAGGCTCAAAAAGCAGGCGGAATTGCAGCATTTATTGATGCAGAGCACGCTTTTGATAGATTATATGCAGAGAAATTAGGTATTGATACCAAGAACTTATTAATCTCACAACCAGATTACGGTGAGCAAGCATTAGAAATTGCAGAGCATTTGATTAGCTCAGGAGCGATTGATATTTGTGTGATTGACTCTGTTGCTGCACTTGTGCCTAAGGCTGAGCTAGAAGGTGACATGGGTGATAGTAAAATGGGACTACAAGCAAGGTTGATGTCTCAAGCTCTTAGAAAATTGACAGGTACTATCAATAAAACTGGCTGTTGCTGTATATTCATTAACCAGTTGAGAGATAAGATTGGTGTAATGTTTGGTTCTCCCGAAACCACTACTGGTGGTAATGCCTTGAAATTCTATGCTTCTGTAAGAATTGATATTCGTAGAATTGGTCAAATCAAGAACAATGATGCGGAGGTAATAGGTAACCGTACCAGAGTTAAAGTTGTTAAAAACAAAGTTGCACCTCCTTTCAAAGTGGTTGAATTCGACATCATGTATGGAGAAGGAATAAGCAAAGCAGGTGAAGTGCTCGACTTGGCAGTTGATCTTGATATTGTGAAAAAATCAGGTTCTTGGTTCTCCTACGGTGAAGACAGGTTAGGTCAGGGTCGCGATTCAGTTAAAAATTTAATACGTGATACACCTGAATTGATGGACGATCTAGAAGTTAAAATCAAAGCGACAGTTGCTGGTGAGCCAGATGCTTTGATGGATAAAGAATTAGAGGCTAAAGAATCATAA
- a CDS encoding Predicted aminopeptidase, translating to MKKIIKIVLLSIVVILMGFIAFNWQAAKYGFLQGKGQLEIINNTIPISEVLSDTTVSQEVKDKILLIQEIKQFAVDSMGLSETESYTSYYDQNKKPILWVITACPPYELKAKEWRFPIAGSFRYKGYFDESYIKDELDQLHAQGFETRVGEVSAWSTLGILNDPILSSMLDKSEGDLAALIIHELTHGTVFVKDDLEFNENLADFIGDYGAKWFLKSKYGEESENYVQYVSKVERDEYYFENMSIGAIKLDSLYRTFSPEMESIKKDSLKYAMITGIVQLATKRDSVDISRFNNAYFVGLGTYKSKQGMFNEMLTVDFGSNFAAFLASIKEENKNLKQLF from the coding sequence ATGAAAAAAATAATCAAAATTGTATTATTATCGATTGTAGTAATCTTAATGGGTTTCATTGCCTTCAATTGGCAAGCTGCTAAATACGGCTTTTTGCAAGGAAAGGGGCAATTGGAAATTATAAATAACACGATTCCAATCTCTGAGGTATTAAGTGACACTACAGTATCACAGGAAGTAAAAGATAAAATACTATTGATTCAGGAGATTAAGCAGTTTGCCGTGGATTCCATGGGGCTAAGTGAAACTGAAAGCTATACTTCTTATTATGATCAAAATAAAAAGCCAATTCTGTGGGTCATAACTGCCTGCCCTCCATATGAATTAAAAGCCAAAGAGTGGCGTTTTCCTATTGCAGGGTCATTTCGTTACAAAGGGTACTTTGACGAGTCGTACATAAAAGACGAGTTAGACCAACTCCATGCCCAAGGTTTCGAAACTAGGGTAGGTGAGGTTTCGGCTTGGAGTACACTTGGGATTTTAAACGATCCAATCTTGAGTAGCATGCTCGATAAATCGGAAGGAGATCTTGCGGCATTGATCATTCATGAATTGACTCATGGGACAGTTTTTGTCAAAGACGATTTAGAATTTAACGAAAACTTGGCAGACTTTATAGGCGACTATGGAGCAAAATGGTTTTTGAAAAGCAAGTACGGTGAGGAATCCGAAAACTATGTTCAATACGTAAGTAAAGTTGAACGCGATGAGTATTATTTTGAAAATATGAGTATTGGAGCGATAAAACTAGATAGCTTGTATCGAACCTTTTCACCAGAAATGGAATCTATAAAGAAAGACAGTTTGAAATATGCCATGATTACGGGGATTGTTCAATTAGCAACAAAACGAGATTCTGTTGATATTTCACGGTTTAATAATGCATATTTCGTAGGCTTAGGCACTTATAAATCAAAACAAGGAATGTTCAACGAAATGTTAACGGTGGACTTTGGATCAAACTTTGCAGCATTTTTAGCGTCTATTAAAGAAGAAAACAAAAATTTGAAACAGCTATTTTAA
- a CDS encoding cytochrome c peroxidase produces MKTNLRNWYLLFAIGLFIWSCQTQVETTEEKPEFTLSALPVSASWPLDNPYSDEKVELGKLLFFDPILSGNKDVACASCHHPEFGFAESLELSMGVNAVGLGSKRRFLAHNDIPFVKRNSQTILNTAFNGIDQNGRQNSDKAPMFWDLRVESLEKQALEPIKTLEEMKGRQFESEEILDVVVGRLKQNKVYEDLFSKAFEGNEKITVDNLGKAIAAYERTLITPNTRFDQYMNGDRTALSYNEIEGMKAFVKSGCINCHNGPMLSDFKVHALGVEDNKKLDFVDDGFEQTFAFRTPTLRNLRYTFPYMHNGKLETLKSVLEFYEDLSGGKIKNKNISKDQIDPLVKDLKVNFKDLSLIEEFLNSLNADHFDKSMPESVPSGLKVGGEI; encoded by the coding sequence GTGAAAACAAATCTTAGAAATTGGTATTTACTCTTCGCTATTGGGCTTTTTATTTGGTCATGTCAGACTCAAGTAGAAACCACAGAAGAAAAGCCAGAGTTTACGCTTTCGGCGTTACCCGTTTCAGCTTCTTGGCCACTAGATAATCCATACTCTGATGAAAAAGTTGAGCTAGGTAAACTACTTTTTTTTGATCCCATCTTAAGCGGAAACAAAGATGTAGCCTGTGCCAGCTGCCACCATCCCGAATTTGGATTTGCAGAAAGTTTAGAGCTCTCTATGGGAGTGAATGCGGTAGGATTGGGCAGTAAAAGACGCTTTCTAGCTCATAATGACATTCCATTCGTAAAACGAAATTCACAAACTATCTTAAATACTGCCTTCAATGGGATAGATCAAAACGGTAGGCAAAATTCCGATAAGGCTCCTATGTTTTGGGACCTAAGAGTTGAAAGTTTGGAGAAACAAGCTCTCGAACCTATCAAGACATTGGAAGAAATGAAAGGAAGGCAATTTGAGTCAGAAGAAATCCTTGATGTTGTAGTGGGCAGATTGAAGCAAAACAAAGTTTACGAAGACCTATTTTCCAAAGCTTTTGAAGGCAATGAAAAGATCACAGTTGATAACTTAGGAAAGGCTATTGCGGCCTATGAACGGACTTTAATTACGCCCAATACAAGGTTCGATCAATACATGAATGGTGACAGAACTGCACTTTCTTATAATGAAATTGAAGGGATGAAAGCTTTTGTAAAGTCAGGCTGTATCAACTGTCACAATGGACCTATGCTTTCGGACTTTAAAGTACATGCCTTGGGTGTTGAGGATAATAAAAAGCTAGACTTTGTTGACGATGGTTTTGAACAAACCTTTGCTTTTCGAACACCTACACTACGAAACCTAAGGTATACTTTCCCATACATGCACAATGGAAAACTTGAAACGTTGAAAAGCGTTCTTGAATTTTACGAGGACCTTTCTGGAGGGAAAATCAAGAATAAAAATATTAGCAAAGATCAGATAGATCCCTTGGTTAAAGACCTAAAAGTTAATTTCAAGGACTTGTCGCTGATCGAAGAATTTTTGAATTCGCTCAATGCCGATCATTTCGATAAATCGATGCCTGAAAGTGTCCCGAGTGGCTTGAAAGTAGGAGGTGAGATTTAG
- a CDS encoding hemolysin III: protein MRKLFKFIPKEVPEELKYGIKSMEEEIANMLSHGIGLVFFILACPILIFKSTQSDLENFTLASIIFSISLLMVYTSSTTYHSVYKLKLRLRLRVFDHISIYFLIAGSFTPFVLVMLKSNAGYWVLSILWIAVIIGTVFKYFFTHKFNLVSTLAYVAMGAMALFVIEPLHEVLSEKSFMFLAIGLGSYLIGVPFYLWKKLYFNHFIWHVFVLGGSFFSYLAIYYIG, encoded by the coding sequence GTGAGAAAACTTTTCAAATTTATCCCAAAAGAGGTTCCTGAAGAACTAAAGTATGGTATTAAAAGCATGGAAGAAGAAATAGCCAATATGCTTTCACATGGGATTGGACTTGTTTTTTTTATTCTTGCCTGCCCAATTCTTATTTTCAAATCAACTCAAAGTGATTTAGAAAACTTTACACTGGCCAGTATTATTTTCAGTATTAGCTTATTGATGGTATATACTTCCTCTACGACTTACCATAGTGTCTATAAACTGAAACTGAGGTTAAGGCTGAGAGTATTTGACCATATCAGCATTTATTTTCTCATAGCAGGAAGCTTTACACCTTTTGTTTTAGTGATGCTTAAGTCAAATGCTGGGTATTGGGTATTGTCAATTTTGTGGATAGCTGTAATAATTGGCACTGTGTTTAAATACTTTTTCACCCATAAATTCAATTTAGTTTCTACCCTGGCTTATGTGGCCATGGGAGCTATGGCTCTTTTTGTAATTGAGCCTTTACACGAAGTTTTAAGTGAAAAGAGTTTCATGTTTCTCGCAATAGGGCTAGGGTCTTACCTAATTGGGGTACCATTCTATTTATGGAAAAAGCTTTATTTCAACCATTTCATTTGGCATGTTTTCGTACTGGGAGGAAGCTTTTTTAGCTATTTGGCAATTTACTATATAGGATGA
- a CDS encoding voltage-gated potassium channel: protein MTKPKSNWKDRLHEIIYEADTPAGKLFDVVLLWLIVLSVVLVMLESVEDINARFQEFFNIAEWVITILFTFEYIARIVTVRKPMSYIFSFYGVIDLLSTIPKFISLLFAGTHVLIAFRALRLLRVFRILKLYQYIGESQKLVNALRASRTKISVFLFAITIICVILGTVMYLVEAPESGFTSIPKSIYWAIVTLTTVGYGDIAPETILGQFIASLIMIMGYAIIAIPTGIVTSEMTKSGMADRIANTQSCPHCSAEGHQYGAEFCFKCGGTLD from the coding sequence ATGACAAAACCAAAATCAAACTGGAAAGATCGCCTTCATGAGATCATTTATGAGGCAGATACTCCAGCAGGTAAGCTTTTTGATGTTGTATTGCTTTGGCTAATTGTCTTAAGTGTGGTTTTGGTCATGCTTGAAAGTGTAGAGGATATCAATGCCAGATTTCAAGAGTTTTTCAATATTGCTGAATGGGTCATTACCATTCTATTCACTTTTGAATATATTGCACGCATAGTTACGGTAAGAAAACCGATGAGCTATATTTTTAGCTTTTATGGTGTCATCGACTTGCTGTCTACCATTCCTAAATTCATTTCTTTATTATTTGCAGGTACGCATGTTCTCATTGCTTTTAGGGCATTAAGGCTGTTAAGAGTTTTCCGGATTTTAAAACTGTATCAATACATTGGAGAGTCTCAGAAATTGGTCAATGCATTGCGAGCAAGTAGAACCAAGATTTCTGTTTTCCTTTTTGCTATAACTATTATTTGCGTCATTTTGGGTACAGTGATGTATCTTGTGGAGGCTCCTGAGAGTGGCTTTACGAGTATTCCAAAGAGTATTTATTGGGCAATAGTTACACTCACTACCGTTGGATATGGCGACATAGCTCCAGAAACCATTTTAGGTCAATTCATTGCTAGTTTGATAATGATTATGGGTTACGCCATTATAGCAATCCCAACCGGAATTGTAACCAGTGAAATGACCAAGAGCGGAATGGCAGATAGAATTGCCAATACGCAGAGCTGTCCTCATTGTTCGGCAGAAGGCCATCAATACGGAGCCGAATTTTGTTTTAAATGTGGCGGTACATTGGATTGA
- a CDS encoding Glucose/arabinose dehydrogenase, beta-propeller fold, translating to MRPLLSIIPLLFIVFSLNAQVKTGFVDELVNDSWDTPVGITFDDMGRAFVWEKDGKVFHLMNNTKVELIDIEEEVGSWYDNGMNGFALDPNYMTNGYIYLLYVVDRHHLMHFGTPNYNSNSNDYESATIGRITRYTVSNPMTNPVVDYNSRFVLVGSTISNGFPIVTDNHGLGSIVFGTDGSLLASNGDGANVHYDNSNSPFAVQARNDGILRMDEALNHMRVQDITSLSGKIIRIDPATGLGLPSNPFYDALNPGSGQSKVWAYGFRNPFRFTLKPETGSHYMTDGNPGVFVVGEVGWNTNEELNVIDGPGQNFGWPKYEGMTLEPDFGDFTPTLNGTHKLPIIEYPHDSSSTARARIGGQNVNFGTSAFNFPDIDGVSVIGGVFYTGTAFPESYHHKYFMGDYDSKGWIKTMDLDANNEPTNFEPFAEGGNPNVPISISNYPTCFAYNPVDGNIYYTRFKYNDINELRRIRYSPIGGNAPNAIAQSNKTYGASPLEVNFYGNLSSDPENNIVSYEWDFGDGSPKSTSVDPVHTFTEVGRVIRNVTLKVTDSQSNESTTQLAIHINNTPPIIISTSIDTLYSVTTAEIDIELDCEVRDLESSEANLTYEWTVELVHNTHSHVDATHTSKSANIELLRTPNDANLYYYRVNLKVTDEDGLSTEINKSIFFDINNNVDLSPPSEISNLKYRVINEHKGKIEWDHSTDDNGVYIYEVYKNDKKVQDVIHGMHYYYVNDQQNGIAASFKIVARDSSGKASGDKFIYFDFANPTCFPLASCVFTDSATTSPVLNLNATYSSSQMNLTWNAVNDTDFNTYEVLLNGVKVMSTASNNGVIDHFLFKNGWNAIQVQSMDNNNNRISSNTFLHWNLSCPDNISLLSPIDDYLNEMKLLKGRLSVQAVNKIEGTTSNINYISEGNIQLNPGFKVENGAVFKAEIKDCF from the coding sequence ATGCGTCCACTACTATCCATAATTCCCCTATTATTTATTGTTTTTAGTCTTAATGCACAGGTGAAAACTGGCTTTGTGGACGAACTGGTTAATGACTCGTGGGACACTCCTGTTGGTATTACTTTTGACGATATGGGAAGGGCGTTTGTTTGGGAAAAAGATGGAAAGGTTTTTCACTTGATGAATAACACGAAGGTCGAACTTATTGATATAGAAGAAGAAGTAGGAAGTTGGTATGATAATGGGATGAATGGCTTTGCGTTGGATCCCAATTATATGACTAATGGATATATTTATCTTTTATATGTAGTTGATAGACACCATTTAATGCATTTTGGGACACCTAATTATAATTCTAATTCCAATGACTATGAATCTGCAACCATTGGTCGGATAACTAGATACACGGTAAGTAATCCAATGACAAATCCTGTTGTGGACTACAATTCAAGATTTGTGTTAGTGGGTTCCACTATTTCAAATGGATTCCCTATAGTAACCGATAATCATGGACTTGGTAGTATTGTATTTGGGACTGATGGTTCACTTTTAGCATCAAATGGTGATGGAGCAAATGTTCATTATGATAATTCAAATAGCCCATTTGCGGTACAAGCTAGAAATGATGGCATACTTAGAATGGATGAAGCACTTAATCACATGAGGGTTCAAGATATAACTTCCCTTTCTGGTAAAATTATAAGGATTGACCCTGCTACTGGTTTGGGTTTACCATCTAATCCCTTTTACGACGCTTTAAACCCAGGAAGCGGGCAGTCAAAAGTTTGGGCATATGGTTTTAGGAATCCTTTTAGATTTACATTAAAACCAGAAACAGGAAGTCATTACATGACTGATGGCAACCCGGGAGTTTTTGTTGTGGGAGAGGTAGGTTGGAATACTAATGAAGAATTAAATGTTATTGATGGCCCTGGTCAAAATTTTGGATGGCCAAAATATGAAGGGATGACGCTTGAACCGGACTTTGGAGATTTTACACCTACATTGAATGGCACACATAAGTTACCAATAATAGAGTATCCACACGACAGTAGCAGTACTGCAAGAGCTAGAATAGGCGGCCAAAATGTTAATTTTGGAACATCCGCTTTTAACTTCCCAGATATCGATGGAGTGTCTGTAATAGGAGGTGTGTTTTATACTGGAACAGCATTTCCAGAGAGCTATCATCACAAGTACTTTATGGGTGATTATGATTCTAAGGGATGGATAAAAACCATGGATTTGGATGCCAATAATGAACCAACAAATTTTGAGCCTTTTGCTGAAGGTGGAAACCCAAATGTCCCTATTTCTATTTCAAACTATCCAACTTGTTTTGCATATAACCCTGTGGATGGGAATATTTATTATACCCGTTTTAAGTACAATGACATAAATGAATTGAGAAGGATTCGTTATTCCCCAATTGGTGGAAATGCCCCTAACGCAATTGCACAATCAAATAAAACATACGGTGCAAGTCCATTGGAGGTCAACTTTTATGGTAACTTAAGTTCAGATCCAGAAAATAATATTGTGAGTTATGAATGGGATTTTGGAGACGGTTCTCCAAAATCAACTTCTGTAGACCCAGTACACACTTTTACCGAAGTTGGAAGAGTAATAAGAAATGTCACCTTGAAAGTGACTGATTCTCAAAGTAATGAAAGCACAACTCAATTAGCTATCCACATTAATAATACCCCCCCAATAATTATTTCAACAAGTATAGACACGCTATATTCTGTTACGACAGCAGAAATTGACATAGAATTAGACTGTGAAGTAAGAGACCTTGAATCTAGCGAAGCTAATCTTACCTATGAATGGACGGTTGAATTAGTACACAATACTCATTCACATGTTGATGCAACTCATACCTCCAAATCGGCTAACATCGAATTATTAAGGACTCCTAATGATGCCAATTTGTATTACTATAGAGTAAATCTAAAAGTAACAGATGAGGATGGCTTGAGTACAGAAATTAATAAGTCAATATTTTTTGATATAAACAACAATGTGGATTTAAGCCCGCCATCGGAAATATCAAATTTGAAATATAGAGTCATAAACGAACATAAGGGGAAGATAGAATGGGATCATTCGACTGACGACAATGGTGTGTACATTTATGAAGTTTATAAGAATGATAAAAAAGTGCAAGATGTAATTCATGGTATGCATTATTATTATGTGAATGACCAGCAAAACGGGATAGCAGCTTCTTTCAAAATTGTTGCTCGTGATAGTAGTGGAAAAGCTAGTGGTGATAAATTTATTTATTTCGATTTTGCTAATCCAACCTGCTTTCCATTAGCTTCTTGTGTTTTCACTGATAGTGCAACTACTTCTCCTGTCCTAAACCTGAATGCGACCTATAGTAGCTCACAAATGAATCTCACATGGAACGCAGTTAATGATACAGATTTTAATACTTATGAAGTACTTCTAAACGGAGTGAAAGTTATGTCTACAGCTTCAAATAATGGAGTTATTGACCATTTTTTGTTTAAAAATGGATGGAATGCTATTCAAGTGCAATCGATGGATAACAACAACAATAGAATTAGCAGTAATACATTTCTTCATTGGAATCTTTCATGTCCAGATAATATTTCACTACTAAGTCCAATAGACGATTATTTAAATGAAATGAAACTTTTGAAAGGTAGGTTATCAGTTCAGGCAGTAAATAAGATAGAAGGTACAACTAGTAATATAAACTATATCTCCGAAGGGAATATTCAATTAAATCCTGGGTTTAAAGTTGAAAATGGGGCGGTTTTTAAAGCAGAAATTAAGGATTGCTTCTAG